In one Fusobacterium sp. IOR10 genomic region, the following are encoded:
- the rpmG gene encoding 50S ribosomal protein L33: MEVYKLRVNIQLECTECKRRNYSTSKNKKNTTERLELNKYCKWCNKETLHKETKK, translated from the coding sequence ATGGAGGTGTATAAGTTGAGAGTAAATATTCAATTAGAATGTACAGAATGTAAAAGAAGAAATTACAGTACTTCAAAAAACAAAAAGAATACTACAGAAAGATTAGAATTAAATAAGTATTGTAAATGGTGTAACAAAGAAACATTACATAAAGAAACTAAGAAGTAA
- the secE gene encoding preprotein translocase subunit SecE, which yields MKLLKDVEMEYSKVEWPKKKAIKHATVWVLAMSVLLSIYLGVFDMVALRLLKILVSLFGGQ from the coding sequence ATGAAATTGTTAAAAGATGTAGAGATGGAATACTCAAAAGTAGAATGGCCGAAAAAAAAGGCAATAAAACACGCAACTGTGTGGGTTTTAGCTATGAGTGTTTTATTGAGCATATATTTGGGAGTTTTTGATATGGTTGCTTTAAGACTTTTAAAGATACTTGTATCTCTATTCGGAGGACAATAA
- the nusG gene encoding transcription termination/antitermination protein NusG, which produces MKTVVEKKWFMIHTYSGYEKKVKTDLEQKIEALSMNEIVTDILVPEEQSVELRRGKKKVISRKLFPGYVMLNMFTTREESEEGINYKVDSDAWYIIRNTNGVTGFVGVGSDPIPMEDYEVENIFRVIGYSLENSENEDSELVAVDFGIGDYVTLLDGGFANQKGKVAEINLENKKVKVMVEMFGRMTPVEVNITDVEKED; this is translated from the coding sequence ATGAAGACAGTTGTAGAAAAAAAGTGGTTTATGATACACACTTATTCAGGATATGAAAAAAAAGTAAAAACTGATTTAGAACAAAAAATAGAAGCGTTATCAATGAATGAAATTGTTACTGATATTTTAGTTCCAGAAGAACAATCAGTTGAACTTAGAAGAGGAAAAAAGAAAGTTATTAGTAGAAAATTATTTCCAGGATACGTGATGTTAAATATGTTTACTACTAGAGAAGAAAGTGAAGAAGGAATTAATTATAAAGTTGATTCAGACGCTTGGTATATAATTAGAAATACTAACGGTGTCACTGGATTTGTAGGTGTTGGTTCAGATCCTATACCTATGGAAGATTATGAAGTAGAAAATATATTTAGAGTTATTGGATATAGTTTGGAAAATAGTGAAAATGAAGATTCAGAATTAGTTGCTGTGGACTTTGGAATAGGAGATTATGTAACTCTTCTAGATGGAGGATTTGCAAATCAAAAAGGAAAAGTAGCAGAAATTAATCTAGAAAATAAAAAAGTTAAAGTAATGGTTGAGATGTTCGGAAGAATGACTCCAGTTGAAGTAAACATTACTGATGTAGAAAAAGAAGATTAG
- the rpoC gene encoding DNA-directed RNA polymerase subunit beta' has translation MGIKSFEKIRIKLASPEKIYEWSHGEIMKPETINYRTLNPEMDGLFCERIFGPSKDWECACGKYKRMRYKGLVCEKCGVEVTKSKVRRERMGHIALAAPVSHIWYSKGTPNKMALVLGISPKELESVLYFARYVVIKSSEESLPVGKILNEKEYKLFKQMYKNAFEAKMGAEAILRLLEDLDLVAIKESLEKDLDEVTSSQKRKKVAKRLKIVRDFLESGNQPAWMILKNVPVIPADLRPMVQLDGGRFATSDLNDLYRRVINRNNRLKKLLEIKAPEIVVKNEKRMLQEAVDALIDNGRRGKPVVAQNNRELKSLSDMLKGKQGRFRQNLLGKRVDYSARSVIVVGPSLKMDQCGIPKKMALELYKPFIMRELVKRELATNIKTAKKLVEEADDKVWDVIEDVIKGHPVLLNRAPTLHRLSIQAFEPVLIEGKAIRLHPLVCSAFNADFDGDQMAVHLVLSPEAIMEAKLLMLAPNNIIAPSNGQPIAVPGQDMVMGCYYMTKDRPGCKGEGKQFSNKAQVLTAYENGVIETHSIIKVRINGELVTTTPGRVLFGEILPEEIRDYTLTYGKGPLKKLIADLYDGFGFTVTAEIINKVKNFGYHYSTFAGVSVGIEDLEIPESKKAILEEADKEVTSIEEEYKAGKIINEERYRKTISVWAKATQDVTDAMMNGLDEFNPVYMMATSGARGSVQQMRQLAAMRGNMADTRGRIIEVPIKANFREGLTVLEFFMSSHGARKGLADTALRTADSGYLTRRLVDISHEVIVNAEDCGTHEGIEVSDLISEGKVIETLAERINGRVLAEDLIVDKEVIATRNTLINKELIAKIQELEIKKIKIRSPLTCSLEKGVCKKCYGMDLSNHQEVLEGEAVGVIAAQSIGEPGTQLTMRTFHTGGVAMATASATTKRADNSGIAKFKDMKVLINETGEEIVVSQSAKVSIENNDHEIPSGSVLKVKDGSKINKGDVLANVNPYHIPIICDQDGVVAFKEITIKENYDEKYGVTEYLAVKPVESGDSNPRLVILDENKEVKASCPIPFGAYMMVHEGEKVTTGQVIAKLIKEGEGTKDITGGLPRVQELFEARNPKGKALLTEIDGKVEITNKKKKGMRILIVRDVNDVETFKEYLVSVGDHLVVTDGMLVKSGDKITDGAISPYDVLNIKGLVAAEQFILESVQQVYRDQGVTVNDKHIEIIVKQMFKKVKIINSGSSLLLEDEVVEKRIVDLENEELKAKNKKLIQYEPVIQGITKAAVNTESFISAASFQETTKVLSNAAIEGKEDYLEGLKENVIIGKKIPAGTGYIKYKHIIPKEVKEEQ, from the coding sequence ATGGGAATAAAAAGTTTTGAAAAAATAAGAATAAAACTTGCTTCGCCTGAAAAGATTTATGAATGGTCTCATGGGGAAATAATGAAACCAGAGACAATAAATTATAGAACACTGAATCCAGAGATGGATGGTTTATTTTGTGAGAGAATATTTGGACCAAGTAAAGATTGGGAATGTGCTTGCGGAAAATATAAAAGAATGAGATATAAAGGTCTTGTTTGTGAAAAGTGTGGTGTAGAAGTAACTAAATCAAAAGTTAGAAGAGAAAGAATGGGGCATATAGCATTAGCTGCCCCAGTATCTCATATTTGGTATTCAAAAGGAACTCCTAATAAAATGGCATTAGTATTGGGAATTTCACCTAAAGAATTGGAATCAGTTCTTTATTTTGCTAGATATGTTGTTATAAAAAGTTCTGAAGAATCTTTACCTGTAGGGAAGATTTTAAATGAAAAAGAATACAAATTATTTAAACAAATGTACAAAAATGCCTTTGAAGCTAAAATGGGTGCAGAAGCTATTTTAAGATTACTAGAGGACTTAGACTTAGTTGCTATTAAAGAAAGTTTAGAAAAAGATTTAGACGAAGTAACTTCTAGTCAAAAAAGAAAAAAAGTAGCAAAGAGATTAAAAATTGTTAGAGATTTTTTAGAATCAGGGAATCAACCTGCTTGGATGATATTAAAAAATGTACCAGTTATACCTGCTGACTTAAGACCTATGGTTCAGTTAGATGGTGGAAGATTTGCAACTTCAGATCTTAATGATTTATATAGAAGAGTTATAAATAGAAATAATAGACTTAAAAAATTATTAGAAATTAAAGCTCCAGAGATAGTTGTAAAAAATGAAAAAAGAATGCTTCAAGAAGCAGTGGATGCTCTAATTGATAATGGTAGAAGAGGAAAACCTGTTGTTGCTCAAAATAACAGAGAATTAAAATCATTGTCAGATATGCTTAAAGGGAAACAAGGAAGATTTAGACAAAATTTACTAGGGAAAAGGGTTGATTATTCTGCAAGATCAGTAATCGTTGTAGGACCATCTTTAAAAATGGATCAATGTGGAATTCCTAAAAAAATGGCGTTAGAATTATATAAGCCTTTTATTATGAGAGAGTTAGTTAAAAGAGAACTAGCGACTAACATAAAAACAGCTAAGAAATTAGTTGAAGAAGCAGATGATAAAGTTTGGGACGTTATTGAAGATGTAATAAAAGGACATCCAGTTTTATTAAATAGAGCCCCAACTTTACATAGATTATCAATTCAAGCTTTCGAACCAGTGTTAATAGAAGGAAAAGCTATAAGATTACATCCATTAGTATGTTCAGCCTTTAATGCAGATTTCGATGGAGACCAAATGGCAGTACATTTAGTGCTATCTCCAGAAGCTATAATGGAAGCTAAACTATTAATGTTAGCTCCAAATAATATAATTGCTCCTTCAAATGGTCAACCAATAGCAGTTCCAGGTCAAGATATGGTTATGGGATGTTATTACATGACTAAAGATAGACCAGGATGTAAAGGGGAAGGAAAACAATTTTCAAATAAAGCTCAAGTATTGACAGCTTATGAAAATGGTGTAATAGAAACACATTCAATTATAAAAGTTAGAATAAATGGAGAGTTAGTAACAACAACTCCAGGAAGAGTTCTGTTTGGAGAAATATTACCAGAAGAAATAAGAGATTATACTTTAACTTATGGAAAAGGACCTTTAAAAAAATTAATTGCAGACTTATATGATGGATTTGGATTTACAGTAACAGCTGAAATAATAAATAAAGTTAAAAACTTTGGATATCATTATTCTACATTTGCTGGTGTTTCTGTAGGAATAGAAGATTTAGAAATTCCTGAATCAAAAAAAGCAATTTTAGAAGAAGCAGATAAAGAAGTTACAAGTATAGAAGAAGAATACAAAGCTGGAAAAATCATAAACGAAGAAAGATATAGAAAAACAATATCTGTATGGGCAAAAGCTACTCAAGATGTTACAGATGCAATGATGAATGGTCTAGATGAATTCAACCCAGTTTATATGATGGCAACTTCAGGAGCCAGAGGATCTGTTCAACAAATGAGACAACTAGCAGCAATGAGAGGAAACATGGCCGATACAAGAGGAAGAATAATAGAAGTACCTATTAAAGCTAACTTCCGTGAAGGGTTAACTGTATTAGAATTTTTCATGTCATCTCATGGAGCTAGAAAAGGATTAGCTGATACAGCTTTAAGAACAGCCGATTCAGGATACTTAACAAGAAGATTAGTTGATATTTCTCATGAAGTAATAGTAAACGCAGAAGATTGTGGAACTCATGAAGGAATTGAAGTTTCAGACTTGATTTCTGAAGGAAAAGTTATAGAAACATTAGCAGAAAGAATAAATGGAAGAGTTTTAGCAGAAGATTTAATTGTTGATAAAGAAGTAATAGCCACAAGAAACACTTTAATAAATAAAGAATTAATTGCTAAGATTCAAGAGTTAGAAATAAAAAAAATAAAAATAAGATCACCACTAACTTGCTCATTGGAAAAGGGTGTTTGTAAAAAATGTTATGGTATGGATTTATCAAATCATCAAGAGGTCCTAGAAGGGGAAGCAGTTGGAGTTATTGCTGCTCAGTCAATAGGAGAACCTGGAACACAACTTACAATGAGAACTTTCCATACAGGTGGGGTAGCTATGGCAACTGCTTCAGCAACAACTAAAAGAGCTGATAACAGTGGTATTGCTAAATTCAAAGATATGAAGGTATTGATTAATGAAACTGGAGAAGAAATTGTTGTAAGTCAATCAGCAAAAGTTTCTATAGAAAATAATGATCATGAAATTCCTTCTGGTTCTGTATTGAAAGTAAAAGATGGAAGCAAAATAAATAAGGGAGATGTATTGGCAAACGTCAATCCATATCATATTCCTATTATTTGTGACCAAGATGGTGTAGTTGCTTTTAAAGAGATTACTATAAAAGAAAACTATGATGAAAAATATGGAGTTACAGAATACTTAGCAGTAAAACCTGTAGAGTCAGGAGATAGTAACCCAAGATTAGTAATATTAGATGAAAACAAAGAAGTAAAAGCAAGTTGTCCAATTCCATTTGGGGCTTATATGATGGTTCACGAAGGGGAAAAAGTAACAACAGGACAAGTTATTGCTAAGCTTATAAAAGAAGGGGAAGGAACTAAAGATATCACTGGTGGTCTTCCAAGAGTACAAGAATTATTTGAAGCAAGAAATCCTAAGGGAAAAGCACTGTTAACAGAAATAGATGGTAAAGTAGAAATAACTAATAAAAAGAAAAAAGGAATGAGAATTTTAATAGTTAGAGATGTTAATGATGTAGAAACATTTAAAGAATACTTAGTTTCTGTAGGGGATCACTTAGTTGTAACAGATGGTATGCTAGTAAAATCTGGAGATAAAATAACAGATGGTGCTATTTCTCCTTATGATGTATTGAACATAAAGGGTCTTGTAGCAGCAGAACAATTTATACTAGAATCAGTTCAACAAGTATATAGAGATCAAGGTGTTACAGTAAATGATAAACATATAGAAATTATAGTAAAACAAATGTTTAAAAAAGTAAAAATTATTAATTCTGGATCTTCATTATTATTAGAAGATGAAGTAGTTGAAAAGAGAATAGTAGACTTAGAAAATGAAGAATTAAAAGCAAAAAATAAAAAATTAATTCAGTATGAACCAGTTATACAAGGTATAACTAAAGCTGCAGTTAATACAGAAAGTTTCATTTCAGCAGCATCATTCCAAGAGACAACGAAAGTTCTTTCTAATGCCGCTATAGAAGGAAAAGAAGATTATCTTGAAGGATTAAAAGAAAATGTAATTATTGGGAAAAAGATTCCAGCAGGAACTGGTTATATAAAATATAAACATATAATCCCAAAAGAAGTTAAAGAAGAACAATAA
- the rplL gene encoding 50S ribosomal protein L7/L12, producing the protein MAFNKEQFIADLEAMSVLELRELVTTLEEHFGVTAAAPVAVAAVGGAAAAEEKTEFNVELVSAGAKKIAVIKEVRAITGLGLKDAKALADNGGMIKEAVSKEEAEELKTKLEAAGATVEVK; encoded by the coding sequence ATGGCATTCAATAAAGAACAATTTATAGCTGACTTAGAAGCTATGTCAGTACTAGAATTAAGAGAATTAGTAACTACTCTAGAAGAACACTTTGGAGTAACAGCAGCGGCTCCAGTAGCAGTAGCAGCAGTAGGTGGAGCAGCAGCAGCAGAAGAAAAAACTGAATTTAACGTAGAGTTAGTTTCAGCAGGAGCTAAAAAAATAGCAGTTATCAAAGAAGTTAGAGCAATAACTGGTTTAGGTTTAAAAGATGCAAAAGCATTAGCAGATAACGGTGGAATGATTAAAGAAGCTGTGTCTAAAGAAGAAGCAGAAGAATTAAAAACAAAATTAGAAGCTGCTGGAGCAACAGTAGAAGTTAAATAG
- the rplA gene encoding 50S ribosomal protein L1: protein MAKHRGKKYIEAAKLVDSTKLYDVKEALETVVKTKTANFLETVEVALRLGVDPRHANQQIRGTVVLPHGTGKDVKILAITQGENIEKALNAGANYAGAEEYIEKIQQGWLDFDIVIATPDMMPKLGRLGRILGTKGLMPNPKSGTVTPNIEGAVSEFKKGKLAFRVDKLGSIHVPIGKVNFEDEKIYENFKTFMAEIIRLKPSDAKGQYLKTVAISLTMGPGLKLDPALVVKEIG, encoded by the coding sequence ATGGCAAAACATAGAGGAAAAAAATATATAGAAGCTGCGAAACTAGTAGATAGTACAAAATTATATGATGTAAAAGAAGCATTAGAAACTGTAGTAAAAACAAAAACAGCAAACTTTTTAGAAACTGTAGAAGTTGCATTAAGATTAGGGGTAGATCCTAGACATGCAAATCAACAAATAAGAGGAACTGTTGTTTTACCTCATGGAACTGGTAAAGATGTTAAAATACTAGCAATTACTCAAGGGGAAAATATTGAAAAAGCACTAAACGCTGGTGCAAATTATGCAGGAGCTGAAGAATATATAGAAAAAATCCAACAAGGTTGGTTAGATTTTGATATAGTAATAGCAACTCCAGACATGATGCCTAAATTAGGAAGATTAGGAAGAATTCTAGGAACTAAAGGATTAATGCCTAACCCTAAATCAGGAACAGTAACTCCTAATATAGAAGGAGCAGTTTCAGAATTTAAAAAAGGTAAATTAGCTTTCAGAGTAGATAAATTAGGATCTATTCATGTTCCTATTGGAAAAGTAAACTTTGAAGATGAAAAAATATATGAAAATTTTAAAACTTTCATGGCTGAAATAATCAGATTAAAACCTTCAGATGCTAAAGGTCAATATTTAAAAACAGTAGCAATTTCATTAACTATGGGACCTGGTCTTAAATTAGATCCAGCTTTAGTAGTAAAAGAAATAGGATAA
- the rplK gene encoding 50S ribosomal protein L11, which translates to MAKEIIQIIKLQLPAGKANPAPPVGPALGQHGVNIMEFCKAFNAKTQDKSGWIIPVEISVYNDRSFTFIMKTPPASDLLKKAAGISKAAGNSLTETAGTITKEKLKEVAETKMPDLNAGSIEAAMKIIAGSARSMGIKIED; encoded by the coding sequence ATGGCAAAAGAAATCATTCAAATAATAAAGTTACAATTACCTGCAGGGAAAGCTAATCCTGCACCACCAGTTGGTCCAGCTTTAGGACAACACGGTGTAAATATAATGGAATTTTGTAAAGCATTTAATGCAAAAACTCAAGATAAATCTGGTTGGATAATTCCAGTAGAAATATCAGTTTATAATGATAGATCATTTACATTTATCATGAAAACTCCTCCTGCATCTGATTTATTGAAAAAAGCAGCAGGAATATCTAAAGCTGCTGGAAATTCATTAACAGAAACAGCAGGAACAATAACTAAAGAAAAATTAAAAGAAGTAGCAGAAACTAAAATGCCTGACTTAAACGCTGGGTCAATAGAAGCTGCAATGAAGATAATAGCAGGATCAGCAAGATCTATGGGAATAAAAATAGAAGATTAG
- the rplJ gene encoding 50S ribosomal protein L10 encodes MANQAKKEAVALLVEKIKRAQSIVLVDYEGIKVKEETQLRKSLRESGGEYLVAKNRLFKIALKEAGVEDSFDDVLEGTTSFAFGYDDVVAPAKVMHEVSKANVKSKIFNIKGGYLTGKRVSVEEVLELATLPSRDQLLSMILNGMLGPVRKLAYGVVAIADKKEESAE; translated from the coding sequence GTGGCAAATCAAGCAAAAAAAGAAGCAGTAGCATTACTTGTTGAAAAAATAAAAAGAGCACAATCTATAGTTCTTGTTGACTATGAGGGAATAAAAGTTAAAGAAGAAACTCAACTTAGAAAATCTTTAAGAGAATCAGGTGGAGAATATTTAGTAGCTAAAAATAGATTATTTAAAATAGCTCTTAAAGAAGCAGGAGTTGAAGATTCTTTTGATGATGTTTTAGAAGGAACTACTTCATTTGCATTTGGATATGATGACGTTGTAGCTCCGGCTAAAGTTATGCATGAAGTATCTAAAGCAAATGTAAAATCAAAAATATTTAACATCAAAGGTGGATATTTAACTGGGAAAAGAGTTTCTGTAGAAGAAGTTTTGGAACTAGCAACTTTACCATCAAGAGATCAATTATTATCTATGATATTAAATGGAATGTTAGGACCAGTAAGAAAACTTGCTTATGGTGTAGTAGCAATTGCAGATAAAAAAGAAGAATCTGCAGAATAA
- the rpoB gene encoding DNA-directed RNA polymerase subunit beta, translating into MGKLVERFNYGKIQERGVMPHFLEFQLNSYEDFIQSKNNPLSREDKGLESAFREVFPIESSNGDIQLDYISYELHDAEPPLNNELECKKRGKTYSASLKVRLRLTNKKSGNEIQESLVYFGEVPLMTKRGTFIINGAERVVVSQLHRSPGVSFDKDTNLQIGKDLFVGKIIPYKGTWLEFETDKNDFLNVKIDRKKKVLATVFLKAIDFFNTNEEIMEKFLETKELDLTTYYEEYKDKQELVDALKLEIEGSFLKEDILNEEDGEFIGEAQSIVDEELIMNLIENKVLSITIYKVTPREKVLANSLLNDATTSKEEAVTEVFKKLRPGDLVTVDSAKSLIRQMFFNPQRYDLEPVGRYKLNKRLGLKVDEEEVLLTKEDITRTVEIIMDLFNGEGHTDDIDNLCNRRIRGVGELLLMQIRTGLTKMSKMVKEKMTIQDAETLSSQSLLNTRPLNALILDFFGSGQLSQFMDQSNPLAELTHKRRISALGPGGLSRERAGFEVRDVHDSHYGRVCPIETPEGPNIGLIGSLAIYAKVNSYGFIETPFVKIENGVAQFDKVVYLAADEEDGLFIAQADTKISEDGVLEGEVTCRFGHEIVQVPGQKADYLDVSPKQVVSVSAGLIPFLEHDDANRALMGSNMQRQAVPLLRTEAPYVGTGLERKVAVDSGAVVTSDVEGTVSYVDANLIKIMSVDGIEYSYKLLNHERSNQAMCLHQKPIVDLGEKVVTGTVIADGPATKGGDLALGRNILMAFMPWEGYNYEDAILISERLRKDDVFTSIHIEEYEIEARNTKLGDEEITREIPNVSEEALRNLDANGVIVVGAEVKAGDILVGKTAPKGETEPPAEEKLLRAIFGEKARDVRDTSLKMPHGSKGTVVEVLELSRANGDDLKAGVNKVIRVFVAEKRKITVGDKMSGRHGNKGVVSRVLPAEDMPFLADGTHLDVVLNPLGVPSRMNIGQVLEVHLGLALQKIPEKDKRYVATPVFDGATEMEIKDRLESSGYSRSGKVTLYDGRNGEAFDNKVTVGIMYMLKLHHLVEDKMHARAIGPYSLVTQQPLGGKAQFGGQRLGEMEVWALEAYGASNILQEMLTVKSDDINGRTKTYEAIVKGEDMPEAGLPESFKVLLKEFRAIALDIELFDKEGNIINVDEDHNKEETITEFSLGSMEEKEQSSEK; encoded by the coding sequence ATGGGGAAACTCGTTGAAAGATTTAATTATGGAAAAATACAAGAAAGAGGTGTGATGCCTCACTTCCTTGAATTCCAATTGAATTCTTATGAAGATTTTATTCAATCAAAAAACAATCCATTATCAAGAGAAGATAAGGGTTTAGAGTCTGCTTTTAGAGAGGTGTTTCCAATAGAGTCTTCTAATGGAGATATTCAATTAGATTATATCTCATATGAATTACATGATGCTGAGCCGCCTTTAAATAATGAATTAGAATGTAAAAAAAGAGGTAAAACATATTCAGCTTCATTAAAAGTAAGATTAAGATTAACAAATAAAAAAAGTGGAAATGAGATACAAGAAAGTTTGGTCTATTTCGGAGAAGTTCCTTTAATGACAAAAAGAGGAACATTTATAATAAACGGAGCTGAAAGAGTAGTTGTATCACAGTTACATAGATCTCCAGGAGTTTCATTTGATAAGGATACAAACTTACAAATAGGAAAAGATTTATTTGTAGGGAAAATTATACCTTATAAAGGAACTTGGTTAGAATTTGAAACTGATAAAAATGATTTTTTAAATGTTAAGATTGATAGAAAGAAAAAAGTATTAGCTACAGTGTTTTTAAAAGCTATTGATTTCTTTAATACAAACGAAGAAATTATGGAAAAGTTTTTAGAAACTAAAGAATTAGATTTAACAACTTATTATGAAGAATATAAAGATAAACAAGAATTAGTAGATGCTTTAAAATTAGAAATTGAAGGAAGTTTCTTAAAAGAAGATATTTTAAATGAAGAAGATGGAGAATTCATTGGAGAAGCTCAATCTATTGTAGATGAAGAACTTATAATGAATTTAATAGAAAACAAAGTTTTAAGTATTACAATCTATAAAGTAACTCCAAGAGAAAAAGTTTTAGCAAATAGTTTATTAAATGATGCTACAACATCTAAAGAAGAAGCAGTAACAGAAGTGTTTAAGAAATTAAGACCAGGTGATTTAGTAACTGTAGATTCTGCTAAATCATTAATAAGACAAATGTTCTTCAATCCACAAAGATATGACTTAGAACCTGTTGGAAGATATAAATTAAACAAGAGATTAGGTTTAAAAGTAGATGAAGAAGAAGTATTGTTAACAAAAGAAGATATTACTAGAACTGTTGAAATTATAATGGACTTATTCAATGGAGAAGGGCATACAGATGATATTGATAATTTATGTAATAGAAGAATAAGAGGTGTTGGAGAACTTCTATTAATGCAAATTAGAACAGGATTAACAAAAATGTCTAAAATGGTTAAAGAAAAAATGACAATACAAGACGCTGAGACTTTATCATCTCAATCTTTATTGAATACAAGACCTTTAAATGCATTAATTTTAGACTTCTTTGGATCAGGTCAACTATCTCAATTTATGGATCAGTCTAATCCATTGGCAGAATTAACTCACAAAAGAAGAATATCAGCATTGGGACCTGGAGGTCTTTCGAGAGAAAGAGCAGGGTTTGAAGTAAGAGACGTACATGATTCACATTATGGTAGAGTTTGTCCAATAGAAACTCCAGAAGGACCAAACATTGGATTAATCGGTTCTCTTGCTATATATGCAAAAGTAAATAGTTACGGATTTATAGAAACTCCATTTGTAAAAATAGAAAATGGTGTTGCTCAATTTGATAAAGTAGTTTATTTAGCAGCAGATGAAGAAGATGGTCTATTTATTGCACAAGCAGATACAAAAATATCTGAAGATGGTGTTTTAGAAGGAGAAGTTACTTGTAGATTTGGACATGAAATAGTTCAAGTTCCAGGTCAAAAAGCAGATTACTTGGATGTTTCTCCTAAACAAGTTGTATCAGTTTCAGCAGGATTAATACCTTTCTTAGAACATGATGATGCCAATCGTGCGTTAATGGGATCAAACATGCAAAGACAAGCAGTTCCATTACTTAGAACAGAAGCTCCATATGTAGGAACAGGGTTGGAAAGAAAAGTAGCAGTGGATTCAGGAGCAGTAGTAACAAGTGATGTTGAAGGAACTGTTTCTTATGTAGATGCAAACTTAATAAAGATCATGTCAGTAGATGGCATAGAATATTCATATAAATTATTAAACCATGAAAGATCAAACCAAGCAATGTGTTTACATCAAAAACCTATTGTTGATTTAGGTGAAAAAGTGGTAACTGGAACAGTAATTGCTGATGGACCAGCAACTAAAGGCGGAGATTTAGCGTTAGGTAGAAATATTCTAATGGCATTTATGCCTTGGGAAGGTTATAACTACGAAGATGCGATTTTAATTTCAGAAAGATTAAGAAAAGATGATGTGTTTACATCAATCCATATAGAAGAATATGAAATAGAAGCAAGAAATACAAAATTAGGTGACGAAGAAATAACAAGAGAAATTCCAAATGTTTCAGAAGAAGCTTTAAGAAACTTAGATGCAAATGGAGTAATTGTTGTTGGAGCGGAAGTTAAAGCTGGGGATATATTAGTTGGAAAAACAGCTCCTAAGGGAGAAACTGAACCACCAGCAGAAGAAAAGTTATTAAGAGCTATTTTTGGAGAAAAAGCTAGAGATGTTAGAGATACTTCTCTAAAAATGCCACATGGATCAAAAGGAACAGTTGTTGAAGTTTTAGAATTATCTAGAGCAAATGGAGATGATTTAAAAGCTGGTGTAAATAAAGTTATAAGAGTTTTTGTAGCTGAAAAAAGAAAAATAACTGTTGGAGATAAAATGTCTGGTCGTCATGGGAATAAAGGGGTTGTATCTAGAGTTTTACCAGCAGAAGATATGCCATTTTTAGCAGACGGTACTCATTTAGATGTAGTGTTAAATCCATTAGGGGTTCCATCTCGTATGAATATTGGACAAGTACTAGAAGTACATTTGGGACTAGCATTACAAAAAATTCCAGAAAAAGATAAAAGATATGTAGCGACACCAGTTTTTGATGGTGCTACAGAAATGGAAATAAAAGATCGTTTAGAAAGTTCAGGATATTCTAGAAGTGGTAAAGTAACACTTTATGATGGAAGGAATGGAGAAGCATTTGACAACAAAGTAACAGTTGGAATAATGTATATGTTAAAATTGCATCATTTAGTAGAAGATAAAATGCATGCAAGAGCAATAGGACCATACTCTTTAGTTACTCAACAACCACTTGGAGGAAAAGCTCAATTTGGTGGTCAAAGACTAGGAGAAATGGAAGTATGGGCTTTAGAAGCCTATGGAGCTTCTAATATATTACAAGAAATGCTTACAGTTAAATCAGACGATATTAATGGAAGAACAAAAACTTATGAAGCTATAGTAAAAGGTGAAGATATGCCTGAGGCAGGTTTACCAGAATCATTTAAAGTTTTGTTAAAAGAATTTAGAGCTATAGCACTTGATATAGAGTTATTTGATAAAGAAGGAAATATTATAAATGTTGACGAAGATCATAATAAAGAAGAAACAATAACAGAGTTTTCTTTAGGTTCTATGGAAGAAAAAGAACAGTCGTCAGAAAAATAA